GTGTATCGGCGACAGCACCCTGGATCACCGCTTTCGGCAGACCGATGCCGAGACCGAGGATCGTGACCTGGATATCGGCATTGGCAAGCAGGCTGGTGACGGTCGAGGTCAGCGTATCCTTGGTCGAAACATTCTTGATGGTCTTGGCGGCAATGTCCTGCGGCCGGAAGGTCAACCTGGTCTTGGTCTGGTTGGTGACATTGACCTGCGCCAAAGCGGAAACGTCGAGCAGCGTCGCATCGATGATCTTGGCACGACTTACACGCGGCTTGCTGCCAAAATTGGCGAAGGCGCTGGTATCGACATCGCCGAGATCGAGCTCGGCGACACCGGGTACGACATCGATGCCGACATTGGCGTTCTGGATCCCGCCGAGGCAGGAAATGCTGGCGAGCTTGGCTTCCGCGTAGGCGACCTCGACATAGAGCGGGACGCGCAGCTTGATGCCGGCAATCGAGCTGATGCCAAGAACATTCAGTTCGATTGCGAGCCGCACCTGGGCGGTGCGTACGACCGTGCCCGTGGTGCCGACGGCGTTGGAGGCCATCTCCTTCGGCGGCTCGCCGATCGCGAGCGTCAGTTTCGTGCCGGCAATGCCGGGGATGGCGGCATTCAGATTGACGGCGACCTGCTTCTTCTGGTTGGCGGCGATTGCGGCAGCCGAGAGGATATCCATTACGCTGGCATCGACCGAAAGATGCGAGCCGCTGCCCACAACCCTTTCACCTGTCGAGCCGAGATTCAACAGGTCTTCCAGCTTCAGTTTGACCTGGGTAGTGCCGAGCGCCTTCTGCATCGTATCCAGCGCCTTCGTCACCGTGGGCGTCAGGCCGCTGGTCTTCTTCAGCGTGGTGAGCAGACGGGGATAGGTGATTTCGGTCGCGAGCACGTCATTATAACTGCCGGCGGTGAGATTGAGATCGGTCGCCAGCGTATCCAGGAAGGAGAGCAGCTCGACATTGGCATCCGCAAGCGCGGTATAGTCTGCGACCTTGAGGGAAAGCGTCGTGCCGAGCAGGCTTCCGAGCAATGCGTTCAGCACCCCGTCATTGAGGCTAGCAAGGCGCGAGCCGACGGAAAAGGCGGCAAGCTTGGCGGCAGAGGCCGTGCCCGTGGCACTCAAGGTCGGAGCAGCGGCGAAGGCAGCGGCAAACGTCAGCTCGGCCTTTTGACTGAGGTCCACTCTCGCTGCATCGTAAGGTTGCATCCCAGGAGAGAAGCGGCTGCCAAGCGCCGTGGATGGATCGGCGAGGTAGGTGCCCGGCACCAGGTTTGCAATCGCATCGAACGTCTGGAGGTCGGCTTCCGAAAGCTGCTTCATTCCCTCTTTCGTCTCATAGCCGCTTGCCGTTTTCACGGCGACGTTCAGGCCATTCTGGCTGAAGTTGGCCACGAGGTTTTCAGCCGCGTGGTTGATATCGGAGGCGGCGACGATGGCGCCCAAATCGCTCAATTCCTGCAGGCGGCGCTGCTGCAGCGTCATCATGCCGTAGTCGATGCCGAGGCCGAGCGTATAGAGGATGAGCGGCGCGCAGAGAGCTGCAGTGATGGCAATATTGCCTGCCGCATCGACCACGAAGCAGCCCAGCCAAACCCGAAATGTCCGCATGTCAGATGCCTCCCATCCGGATGGTGGCGAAACGACGGATCACATGGTCGGGGAGGGGAAATGTGTAGAGATTCCAGAGCGGAAGATTGGACGTGTCATAGGCAGCGGAGACGGTGAACTGGTTGGTATTGGTCGGATCGGTGGCGACGCTGATCTGCAGTTTCGAAAGGTCGAGCAGCGGATGGTCGATCGTCGACCGGGAGATGAAATCGTTGACGAGTTGCGTGCGTTCCTGGCTGGTGAGACCCGCGACAGCGGTGCGCGCGGCATCCGCGGTCAACTGCTGAACGGCATGGGCTGCGCTTAGATAGATACCATAGGCAATCATCGTCAGCACGATCAGTATGAAGAGCGGTGCGACGATTGCAAATTCAATGGCGGCAGCTCCCGTGATATTGGCGTGGAAACGACGATGCAGCTTCATATTTCACCTCGCTTGCCGCCGAGTTATGTTCTCGATCAGTATCCGGATCGTAAATCAGAATTTGTTAATTTTGGTTTATCTAATAAACGTATTGGCTGCATTCACGAGGAATGATGCCATACCAAAGGCATTGATATGAGCCAGGAAGGTCTTCCTGATCCGGCCCGGAACCAATGATGCTCTGCCCGTCCAGAGCATCAATTTTCCTGAAACCTTTGATCAGCGCTTTGGATTTGACTGGCGGTTGTACCGACGTCACTCTGCCTGCTGCTTCGGGGGAGAACGGAAATGAGCGAACATCATGCAGGCGGGTGCCTGTGCGGCGCGGTGCGGTTCGAAGCGCTGGAGAAGCCCGATGTAGTGGTCGGCTGCCATTGCTCGCAGTGCCGGCGGCAGACCGGGCTTTATTACGCCTCGGCCGACGTGCCGGTTTCGGCGCTGACCATCACCGGCGAGGAAAACCTGCGCTGGTATGAGTCGAGCAATGAGGCCAGGCGCGGTTTCTGCTCGCAATGCGGTTCGGCGCTGTTCTGGCAGAGGCTCGGCGGACCGGCCATGTCCATCCTGGCCGGCGCTTTCGACGAACCGAACGGGCTCCGCTTCGGCTATCATATCTTCTGTGCCGACAAGGCCGATTTCTACGAGATCCCCGATGGCGTTCCGCAATATGCTGCAGGACGGCCTTAGAGGTTTTTGTTTCACGCAATTCCGGACGCAAAACCGCTGCACACTTTTGCTGGAATTGCTTTAGGCCTTCACGAAGCGGTAGGCGCTGTCCCTGCGCTCGGCATAACCGACGCCGGGATAGGACCAGTGATAGCCGAGCAGCTTGATCTTTTCCGAAGCCGCGCGGTCGAGCAGCATGCGGCGGTTTTTAAGGGCGGTTTCGGGATCGGTGTCGAAGCCGAAATGCCAGGCGGGATGTGCAAAGAAGATCACGTCATTGGTGCAGGCGTCACCCGTGATGAGGAGATTGCCGTCGCCGGCGAGCTCCAGCGAGATGTGACCCGGTGTGTGGCCTGATGTTTCGATCACCTGCATTCCGGGCAGGATTTCCTGTCCCGGCTTGACGAGGGTAAGCCTGTCCTTCACCGCGAAGAAGTCGCGCTGTGCGCCGCGGGCGAAATCGTGCAGGACTGATGGCATATGGGTCTCGTAGTCCTTGTCGGTCCAGAAATTCCATTCAGTCTCGCTGACGAAATATTGCGCATTCGGATAGAGCAGCTTGCCATCGGCCACGGTCGTGGCGCCCGAATGATCGGGATGGGCGTGGGTGAAGATGACCTTGGTGATGGCTTCCGGCTCGATGCCTGCCGTCTTCAGGTTGGCAGCGAGCTTGCCGGCGCTTGCCTGGAAATGCGTGCCGGAGCCGTTATCGATGAGGATCAGGTCGTTGCCGTGGCGGATGAGCGGAATATTGGCCTGGACTGGGGCATCTGTCGCATCGCCGCCGAGCTGCGCCAATATCGGCCGGCGTTCTTCGGGCGTCGCATCGGGAAGCAGGACTTCGGCAGGCAAGGTGATGAAGCCATCGCTGACAACGGTGATGTCGAAGGCGCCGTGCGCGAAGCGATAGGATTCCGCTGCACGGGTGCTTCGCGGCAAGGCAAGGGCCGCCACGCCCGACAGGGCACCGGCCAGCAGCTGACGTCGTGTGACTGATAGGCCGAAATCATCCAGGTTGCTCATCCGCTCGTCTCCTCTTCGGTATCACCATGAGGAGACAATAGCAGTACGGCGATAGGATTTCGCCTATAAAGTTGAACATTATCAATAATTTACATTGATTTTCAGCGCTTTACGGCTGGTGTTGGGAAATCGCGCCGGACAACCATTCCCTGATGACGGCGCGGCCAGCCTCCTTCAGCGCGGGGCCGAATTTTGCGGCATCCTCACGCAGCGTAACGATATCGATCCTGGCGCCCGAAAGCTCTGCGGCATGGCCGACCAGCCAGCGTTCGAAGCGGTGGTCGCACTCGGCCTCAGGATGGAACTGGAAGGCGAGTACGTGGCTGCCGATCGTATAGGCCTGTTGCTCGACGAGATCAGACGTGGCGAGATTGATGGCGCCGGCCGGCAGGTCGTAGGTATCGCCGTGCCAATGGAGCACGAACACACCGCCGAGATGGCGAAGCGGGCTCTCCATGCCGGCAGAAGTCAGCGTGATCTGCTTGAAGCCGATCTCCTTGATGCCCGAGGGGAAGACGCGGCCACCGGAGGCAGCGGCAATCAGTTGGGCGCCGAGGCAGATACCGAGGATCGGTTTTCGCGCTTCGAGCCGCCCGGCAATGTAGGCTTTTTCGGCCGTGAGGAAAGGATAGATGTCATCCTCGTAGACGCCAATCGGGCCTCCGAGGACGACGAGCAGGTCCGGCTCCAGCGGATCGGCGGTCAAGAAATCGGCGTCGCCGACGGTGAAGTAGGTGATCGCGTAGCCGGCTTGTTCCAGCACTTCGCCGAAGGTTCCGAGATCCTCGAAATGGACGTGTCTGAGAACGAGGGCCTTTGCCGGCATGATACGCATTCTCCCGTAGCTGCGGTGGCGGCGATCTTATCTGCGTCCTTGCGGGTGGCCAACCGGATATCGGGATGAGAAAGGCGCGCCACAAGGGCGCGCCTAAGTCTTCGAGAGAAAACTCAGCCCTTGATGAAGGCCAGGAGGTCCGGGTTGATGACTTCCGGATGCGTGGTGCACATGCCATGCGGGAAGCCGGGATAGGTCTTCAGCGTGCCGTTCCTGAGCAGCTTGGCGGATAGCGGCGCGGAATCGGCATAGGGTACGATCTGGTCGTCATCACCGTGCATGACGAGAACGGGCACCGTGATCTTCTGAAGATCTTCAGTGAAGTCGGTTTCGGAGAAGGCCTTGATGCAATCGTAATGGGCCTTGGCGCCGCCCATCATGCCCTGGCGCCACCAGTTTTCGATGACACCCTGGCTGACCTTGGCGCCCGGACGGTTGAAGCCGTAGAAGGGGCCGGTCGGGATGTCGAGGAAGAACTGAGCGCGGTTGGCGACGAGGGCTGCGCGGAAGCCGTCGAAGACTTCGAGCGGCAGGCCGCCGGGGTTCTTGTCGGATTTCACCATGATCGGCGGCACGGCGCCGATGATCACGGCCTTGGCGACCCGACCTTCCTTGGCACGAGCGACATAGTGGACGACCTCGCCGCCGCCGGTCGAGTGGCCGATATGGACGGCATTCCTGAGGTCGAGGTGGTCGGTCAGTGCGGCAACGTCGGCCGCATAGGTGTCCATCTCGTTGCCTTCGAAGGTCTGGGTGGAGCGGCCATGGCCGCGGCGGTCATGGGCGATGACGCGGAAACCCTTTTCGAGGAAGAACATCATCTGCGCGTCCCAGTCGTCGGCGCTGAGCGGCCAGCCGTGATGGAAAACGATCGGCTGGGCATCCTTCGAACCCCAATCCTTGTAAAAGATTTCAGTTCCGTCCTTGGTCTTGATGAAAGGCATGGTCTGGCTCCGATTTTCTAGTGATGT
Above is a genomic segment from Rhizobium viscosum containing:
- a CDS encoding pilus assembly protein TadG-related protein, with amino-acid sequence MRTFRVWLGCFVVDAAGNIAITAALCAPLILYTLGLGIDYGMMTLQQRRLQELSDLGAIVAASDINHAAENLVANFSQNGLNVAVKTASGYETKEGMKQLSEADLQTFDAIANLVPGTYLADPSTALGSRFSPGMQPYDAARVDLSQKAELTFAAAFAAAPTLSATGTASAAKLAAFSVGSRLASLNDGVLNALLGSLLGTTLSLKVADYTALADANVELLSFLDTLATDLNLTAGSYNDVLATEITYPRLLTTLKKTSGLTPTVTKALDTMQKALGTTQVKLKLEDLLNLGSTGERVVGSGSHLSVDASVMDILSAAAIAANQKKQVAVNLNAAIPGIAGTKLTLAIGEPPKEMASNAVGTTGTVVRTAQVRLAIELNVLGISSIAGIKLRVPLYVEVAYAEAKLASISCLGGIQNANVGIDVVPGVAELDLGDVDTSAFANFGSKPRVSRAKIIDATLLDVSALAQVNVTNQTKTRLTFRPQDIAAKTIKNVSTKDTLTSTVTSLLANADIQVTILGLGIGLPKAVIQGAVADTLTGLTKPLDELLFNTLTLLGIKIGEADVRVTDVRCQQSVLVQ
- a CDS encoding TadE/TadG family type IV pilus assembly protein, coding for MKLHRRFHANITGAAAIEFAIVAPLFILIVLTMIAYGIYLSAAHAVQQLTADAARTAVAGLTSQERTQLVNDFISRSTIDHPLLDLSKLQISVATDPTNTNQFTVSAAYDTSNLPLWNLYTFPLPDHVIRRFATIRMGGI
- a CDS encoding GFA family protein, producing the protein MSEHHAGGCLCGAVRFEALEKPDVVVGCHCSQCRRQTGLYYASADVPVSALTITGEENLRWYESSNEARRGFCSQCGSALFWQRLGGPAMSILAGAFDEPNGLRFGYHIFCADKADFYEIPDGVPQYAAGRP
- a CDS encoding MBL fold metallo-hydrolase is translated as MSNLDDFGLSVTRRQLLAGALSGVAALALPRSTRAAESYRFAHGAFDITVVSDGFITLPAEVLLPDATPEERRPILAQLGGDATDAPVQANIPLIRHGNDLILIDNGSGTHFQASAGKLAANLKTAGIEPEAITKVIFTHAHPDHSGATTVADGKLLYPNAQYFVSETEWNFWTDKDYETHMPSVLHDFARGAQRDFFAVKDRLTLVKPGQEILPGMQVIETSGHTPGHISLELAGDGNLLITGDACTNDVIFFAHPAWHFGFDTDPETALKNRRMLLDRAASEKIKLLGYHWSYPGVGYAERRDSAYRFVKA
- a CDS encoding glutamine amidotransferase, with the translated sequence MPAKALVLRHVHFEDLGTFGEVLEQAGYAITYFTVGDADFLTADPLEPDLLVVLGGPIGVYEDDIYPFLTAEKAYIAGRLEARKPILGICLGAQLIAAASGGRVFPSGIKEIGFKQITLTSAGMESPLRHLGGVFVLHWHGDTYDLPAGAINLATSDLVEQQAYTIGSHVLAFQFHPEAECDHRFERWLVGHAAELSGARIDIVTLREDAAKFGPALKEAGRAVIREWLSGAISQHQP
- a CDS encoding alpha/beta fold hydrolase gives rise to the protein MPFIKTKDGTEIFYKDWGSKDAQPIVFHHGWPLSADDWDAQMMFFLEKGFRVIAHDRRGHGRSTQTFEGNEMDTYAADVAALTDHLDLRNAVHIGHSTGGGEVVHYVARAKEGRVAKAVIIGAVPPIMVKSDKNPGGLPLEVFDGFRAALVANRAQFFLDIPTGPFYGFNRPGAKVSQGVIENWWRQGMMGGAKAHYDCIKAFSETDFTEDLQKITVPVLVMHGDDDQIVPYADSAPLSAKLLRNGTLKTYPGFPHGMCTTHPEVINPDLLAFIKG